A region from the Phyllopteryx taeniolatus isolate TA_2022b unplaced genomic scaffold, UOR_Ptae_1.2 contig_24, whole genome shotgun sequence genome encodes:
- the LOC133473292 gene encoding gastrula zinc finger protein XlCGF57.1-like: MCAKRVKEEEYEEELCGTKEDKRKRQRLDAVCEQPRVVFLEADVSETFIHSQQQEQEPLHIKEEEEEEETRQIKEEEEEDDITKLPLTIVVMKSEDEEDQGQKSQLNSSQSEENSGMGLQSSSSSQHRTSEFDEDQCGGSQADSLLAPLSNDDEVTSHSSDTDDDEHSKGDMTCHTDDKRECSQCDKTFFNKSSLKRHMRTHTGEKPFACSICDKRFTQKGHVRKHKRTHTGEKPFSCSVCGLKVNQKCSLTIHMRTHTGEKPFACSVCGKRFTLNTGLVRHARTHTGEKPFACSVCEKTFTVKIDLIRHTRTHTGEKPFACSVCGQRFTRKAHLGKHTRTQSRESPCSCSVCGLRVNQKCSLIIHMRTHTGEKTFSCSVCGKCFSLKGSLVRHARTHTGEKPFTSSICNFSGLENLCPEQQEWSSRVEQQALYIKEKEEDNATELPLSGAPVTNIDNEH; this comes from the exons atgtgtgcaaaacgtgtgaaagaagaagagtacgaggaggaactttgtggaaCAAAAGAGGACAAGCGAAAACGTCAACGACTAGACGCTGTTTGCGAGCAGCCTCGAGTTGTGTTCCTCGAAGCAG ATGTCAGTGAAACATTTATTCATTCTCAGCAGCAGGAGCAAGAGCCccttcacattaaagaggaagaggaggaggaagagaccCGCcaaattaaagaggaagaggaggaggacgataTCACCAAGTTGCCATTGACCATTGTCGTaatgaagagtgaagatgaggAAGACCAAGGGCAGAAGTCACAGCTTAATTCCAGTCAAAGTGAGGAGAACAGCGGGATGGGGCTTCAAAGCAGCAGCTCAAGCCAACACAGGACATCAGAATTTGATGAAGACCaatgtggaggatcacaagcagacagcctcttagctccactatcaAATGATGATGAAGTAACATCACACTCTTCTGACACAGATGATGATGAACACTCtaaaggtgatatgacatgtcacactgacgACAAACGGGAATGTTCTCAATGTGACAAAACGTTTTTCAACAAGTCATCATTGAAaagacacatgagaacacacactggagagaaaccttttgcctgctccatttgtgataaaagattcactcagaagggacatgtacgaaaacacaaaagaacacatactggggagaaacctttttcctgctcagtgtgtggtcTTAAAGTAAATCAAAAGTGTAGTTTAACAATTCACATGaggacacacactggagagaaaccttttgcctgttcagtttgtggcaaaAGATTCACTCTGAACACAGGTTTAGTAAGGCatgcaagaacacacactggggagaaaccttttgcctgctccgtttgtgaaaaaacattcaCTGTAAAGATCGACTTAATCaggcacacaagaacacacactggagaaaaaccttttgcctgttcagtttgtggtcaaagattcactcggaAGGCACATTTAGGAAAACACACGAGAACACAATCTAGAGAGAGCCCTTGttcctgctcagtgtgtggtcTTAGGGTGAAtcaaaaatgtagtttaatAATTCACATGaggacacacactggtgagaaaaccttttcctgttcagtttgtggtaaatgCTTCTCTCTTAAGGGAAGTTTAGTAAGGcacgcaagaacacacactggagagaaaccttttactAGTTCAATCTGCAATTTTAGTGGATTAGAAAATCTTTGTCCTGAGCAGCAGGAGTGGAGCTCCAGGGTGGAGCAGCAGGCCCTCTACATTAAAGAGAAAGAAGAGGATAATGCCACCGAGTTGCCATTGTCAGGTGCCCCTGTGACGAATATAGATAATGAACACTGA
- the LOC133473291 gene encoding E3 ubiquitin-protein ligase TRIM35-like isoform X2 — MASQVEDDLQCPKCLEIFKDPVILQCSHSVCRACVQRWWEQEGERSCPLCRKRCNSMDLPRKLAPRDASEAFLQASVEPEDICRLHKEKLNFFCLDHQESVCIICRDAEIHAGHKVRPLDEAVPDHRKKLQEGLERVKKSLEVYDEVEEEAKLSALREEEQRKSQMMKKKIEVLNRDMAALSDMIRTAEEQLTSDHVSFVNNYQAAMSRIQQLPKKPNVLPGALLDEVKHVGNLKYTVWERMKEIVSFSPVILDPNTAGPELSLSEDLTSVSVKAGEQHPKNPERCQYWNGVLGSALDSGTHVWDVDVGDNADWRLGVAWGEPDSPPSVFTSIIGFSDDKYKKLSGRYESWNPPVKLQRIRIHVDTNERSISLSESLTNTEISTRKNFSSWPNLSSSMKMYPYFYTEDKSPLRIIPLTLFVTTQSL; from the exons ATGGCTAGCCAAGTTGAAGATGATCTCCAATGTCCGAAATGTTTGGAAATCTTCAAAGATCCTGTTATACTTCAGTGTAGTCACAGCGTCTGTCGTGCATGCGTGCAGCGGTGGTGGGAGCAGGAAGGAGAAAGATCGTGTCCACTCTGTAGGAAAAGGTGTAACTCGATGGATCTACCTCGCAAATTGGCACCGAGGGATGCGTCTGAGGCCTTTTTACAGGCCTCGGTGGAGCCAGAGGACATCTGCAGGTTGCACAAGGAGAAACTGAATTTCTTCTGCTTGGACCACCAGGAGTCTGTGTGCATCATCTGCAGAGATGCAGAAATCCACGCTGGCCACAAGGTGCGTCCCCTTGATGAAGCTGTGCCAGATCACAGAAAGAAACTCCAGGAAGGCCTGGAGAGAGTAAAGAAAAGTCTGGAAGTGTACGATGAG GTTGAGGAGGAGGCCAAGTTGTCTGCTCTGAGGGAGGAAGAGCAGAGGAAGAGTcagatgatgaagaagaagattgAGGTTCTCAACAGAGACATGGCCGCTCTGTCAGACATGATCAGAACCGCAGAGGAGCAGCTCACATCTGACCACGTTTCCTTCGTGAACAACTACCAGGCTGCAATGAGTAGAATCCAGCAGCTGCCCAAGAAGCCTAACGTGCTCCCCGGGGCGCTGCTGGATGAAGTCAAACATGTGGGCAACCTCAAGTACACCGTGTGGGAACGAATGAAGGAGATTGTCTCCTTCAGTCCCGTGATTCTGGACCCAAACACGGCCGGTCCGGAACTCAGTCTGTCTGAAGATCTGACCAGTGTGAGCGTTAAAGCTGGAGAGCAACATCCAAAGAATCCCGAGAGGTGTCAGTACTGGAACGGTGTCCTCGGTTCCGCTTTGGACTCAGGAACACACGTCTGGGATGTCGACGTGGGAGACAACGCTGACTGGCGACTGGGGGTCGCGTGGGGGGAACCTGATTCGCCCCCTAGCGTATTCACATCGATCATCGGATTCAGTGATGATAAATACAAAAAGTTATCAGGACGATATGAATCCTGGAATCCGCCAGTAAAACTGCAGAGGATTCGAATTCATGTGGACACTAACGAAAGATCCATTTCATTATCCGAATCCCTTACAAACACTGAAATATCCACAAGGAAGAACTTTTCAAGTTGGCCGAATTTGTCTTCGAGCATGAAAATGTATCCTTACTTTTACACAGAGGATAAAAGTCCTCTGAGAATAATACCACTTACACTTTTTGTTACAACTCAAAGTCTGTGA
- the LOC133473291 gene encoding E3 ubiquitin-protein ligase TRIM35-like isoform X1 produces MASQVEDDLQCPKCLEIFKDPVILQCSHSVCRACVQRWWEQEGERSCPLCRKRCNSMDLPRKLAPRDASEAFLQASVEPEDICRLHKEKLNFFCLDHQESVCIICRDAEIHAGHKVRPLDEAVPDHRKKLQEGLERVKKSLEVYDEVRDNCSELAEYIKVQADQVESKIKQNFEELHRFLQVEEEAKLSALREEEQRKSQMMKKKIEVLNRDMAALSDMIRTAEEQLTSDHVSFVNNYQAAMSRIQQLPKKPNVLPGALLDEVKHVGNLKYTVWERMKEIVSFSPVILDPNTAGPELSLSEDLTSVSVKAGEQHPKNPERCQYWNGVLGSALDSGTHVWDVDVGDNADWRLGVAWGEPDSPPSVFTSIIGFSDDKYKKLSGRYESWNPPVKLQRIRIHVDTNERSISLSESLTNTEISTRKNFSSWPNLSSSMKMYPYFYTEDKSPLRIIPLTLFVTTQSL; encoded by the coding sequence ATGGCTAGCCAAGTTGAAGATGATCTCCAATGTCCGAAATGTTTGGAAATCTTCAAAGATCCTGTTATACTTCAGTGTAGTCACAGCGTCTGTCGTGCATGCGTGCAGCGGTGGTGGGAGCAGGAAGGAGAAAGATCGTGTCCACTCTGTAGGAAAAGGTGTAACTCGATGGATCTACCTCGCAAATTGGCACCGAGGGATGCGTCTGAGGCCTTTTTACAGGCCTCGGTGGAGCCAGAGGACATCTGCAGGTTGCACAAGGAGAAACTGAATTTCTTCTGCTTGGACCACCAGGAGTCTGTGTGCATCATCTGCAGAGATGCAGAAATCCACGCTGGCCACAAGGTGCGTCCCCTTGATGAAGCTGTGCCAGATCACAGAAAGAAACTCCAGGAAGGCCTGGAGAGAGTAAAGAAAAGTCTGGAAGTGTACGATGAGGTGAGAGACAACTGCAGTGAACTAGCAGAGTACATCAAGGTCCAGGCGGACCAGGTTGAAAGCAAGATTAAACAGAATTTTGAAGAGCTTCATCGCTTTCTGCAGGTTGAGGAGGAGGCCAAGTTGTCTGCTCTGAGGGAGGAAGAGCAGAGGAAGAGTcagatgatgaagaagaagattgAGGTTCTCAACAGAGACATGGCCGCTCTGTCAGACATGATCAGAACCGCAGAGGAGCAGCTCACATCTGACCACGTTTCCTTCGTGAACAACTACCAGGCTGCAATGAGTAGAATCCAGCAGCTGCCCAAGAAGCCTAACGTGCTCCCCGGGGCGCTGCTGGATGAAGTCAAACATGTGGGCAACCTCAAGTACACCGTGTGGGAACGAATGAAGGAGATTGTCTCCTTCAGTCCCGTGATTCTGGACCCAAACACGGCCGGTCCGGAACTCAGTCTGTCTGAAGATCTGACCAGTGTGAGCGTTAAAGCTGGAGAGCAACATCCAAAGAATCCCGAGAGGTGTCAGTACTGGAACGGTGTCCTCGGTTCCGCTTTGGACTCAGGAACACACGTCTGGGATGTCGACGTGGGAGACAACGCTGACTGGCGACTGGGGGTCGCGTGGGGGGAACCTGATTCGCCCCCTAGCGTATTCACATCGATCATCGGATTCAGTGATGATAAATACAAAAAGTTATCAGGACGATATGAATCCTGGAATCCGCCAGTAAAACTGCAGAGGATTCGAATTCATGTGGACACTAACGAAAGATCCATTTCATTATCCGAATCCCTTACAAACACTGAAATATCCACAAGGAAGAACTTTTCAAGTTGGCCGAATTTGTCTTCGAGCATGAAAATGTATCCTTACTTTTACACAGAGGATAAAAGTCCTCTGAGAATAATACCACTTACACTTTTTGTTACAACTCAAAGTCTGTGA
- the LOC133473297 gene encoding gastrula zinc finger protein XlCGF57.1-like yields the protein MCARKTTEYAEKLSGTKEDERQRQLLDDVFKQARVVLYRADISEEYVCPEQQEPEIPHTEGDEEPEPPADIKEEEQEADITKLPLTVVIVKSEDDEDQDQKSELHPSLSEENRGAEPQSSSSSQHVTTEGDGDHCGGPRADSLLAPLSNSDDITTHSSDTDDELCKGEMTRQTDDKRWKCSQCGKKFDAKYNLKVHMRTHTGEKPFACSICGKNFSVKGYLSSHIRIHTGEKPYACSACDKCFSRLGQLKTHRRTHTGEKPFVCSVCGKSFYINGGLIRHSRIHTGEKPFACSICGKRFLLKTHLRTHTRTHSEEKPFVCSVCGKAFSRMGTLRSHTKTHTGEKAFACSVCGKRFAEKGCLKRHTRTHTGEKPFPCSVCGKRFSVKGRLIRHTRTHTGEKPFACLICGKRFIQKVQLGTHMKAHTGQ from the exons ATGTGCGCAAGAAAGACAACAGAGTATGCGGAGAAGCTTTCTGGAACAAAAGAGGACGAGCGACAACGTCAACTTCTGGACGATGTTTTCAAGCAGGCTCGAGTTGTGTTATACCGAGCAG ACATCAGTGAAGAATATGTTTGTCCTGAGCAACAGGAGCCAGAGATCCCCCACACTGAAGGGGACGAGGAACCAGAACCGCCCGctgacattaaagaggaagaacaAGAGGCTGATATCACCAAGTTGCCATTGACTGTTGTcattgtgaagagtgaagatgatgaAGACCAAGATCAGAAGTCAGAGCTTCATCCCAGCCTAAGTGAGGAGaacagaggggcggagcctcagagcagcagctcaagtcaacatgTGACAACAGAAGGGGATGGAGACCATTGTGGAGGACCACGAGCAGACAGCCTCTTGGCTCCACTGTCAAATAGTGACGACATAACGACACACTCTTCAGACACTGATGATGAACTCTGCAAAGGTGAAATGACGCGTCAAACTGATGATAAacgctggaaatgttctcagtgtgggaaaaagTTTGATGCCAAGtataatttaaaagtacacatgagaacacacactggagaaaagccCTTCGCTTGCTCAATATGTGGTAAAAATTTTTCTGTCAAGGGATATTTAAGCTCACACATaagaatacacactggagagaaaccatATGCATGCTCAGCTTGTGATAAATGTTTCTCTAGACTGGGGCAGTTAAAAACACACAGGAGAACTCATACTGGggaaaaaccttttgtctgctcagtttgtggtaaaagcttCTATATAAATGGAGGTTTAATCAGACACTCAAGaatacacacaggagagaaaccttttgcctgctcaatttgtggtaaaagattcttaCTAAAGACACATTTAAGAACACATACACGAACTCACTCTgaggagaaaccttttgtctgttcagtttgtggtaaagcaTTCTCTAGAATGGGAACTTTAagatcacacacaaaaactcacactggggagaaagcctttgcctgctcagtttgcgggaAAAGATTTGCTGAAAAGGGATGTTTAAAAAGAcatacaagaacacacacaggagagaaaccttttccctgctcagtttgcggtaaaagattctctgtaAAGGGACGTTTAATACGGCATACAAGAACACAtactggcgagaaaccttttgcctgcttaatttgtggtaaaagattcattCAGAAGGTACAATTGGGAACACACATGAAAGCACACACTGGACAGTAA